A part of Salvelinus alpinus chromosome 5, SLU_Salpinus.1, whole genome shotgun sequence genomic DNA contains:
- the LOC139575814 gene encoding Iroquois homeobox protein 6a-like isoform X1 gives MLTKEAAMSFSQFGYPYNATSQFFVSANPSTTCCDSISRSVSDGTSGTQTPATFCCPSYENRLLSSTRTELNAALGMYSSPYAAAAAASQNYASYFPYSAEPSAAIYSSLNPQYEMKDGTGTLHSGISQPATYYPYDHSLGQYQYDRYGTMDFNGSARRKNATRETTSTLKTWLYEHRKNPYPTKGEKIMLAIITKMTLTQVSTWFANARRRLKKENKMTWSPKNKAGDNRKDDLDKSDQDCVTKDSSECKDEKDLNLSDLEDMEDEDCDKLDSDCEKMAPRGPEEQQDLHRAMSGGGVGPGGPPKRDCSSELSLSLPNSFHHSFPCGIRSLPALPSLPAMPSDFLDPLVTSKPPSTTTTIPTGTHTVSLSHFEVSDRDKPRIWSLARTAATGVILGSAHHGAPELRTGSMLGDCQLQGTRLPVTGTGQCGPLRGLQDPTNISNAENPFQEGPLLQSKVYSAGSYNHKALQLHCSSYPALSDSCQYSTIEGFSSGKAETEPSELSDTCVTLQDDKVTAFRPVMKRLMDTQSLHSGTFI, from the exons ATGTTAACAAAAGAAGCAGCTATGTCTTTCTCTCAGTTTGGATATCCTTACAATGCAACTTCACAG TTTTTCGTGTCGGCAAACCCCAGTACGACTTGCTGCGATTCGATTTCCAGGTCGGTCTCTGACGGGACGAGCGGTACCCAGACTCCTGCTACCTTCTGCTGCCCTTCCTACGAGAACCGGCTCCTGTCCAGCACACGGACGGAGCTCAACGCGGCACTAGGGATGTATAGCTCGCCCTACGCTGCCGCGGCCGCCGCCAGCCAGAACTATGCCAGCTACTTCCCCTACAGCGCCGAGCCCTCCGCTGCTATCTACTCATCTCTG AATCCACAGTATGAAATGAAGGATGGCACAGGCACTCTGCATTCTGGCATAAGTCAACCTGCCACCTACTATCCTTATGACCACTCACTGGGCCAGTACCAATATGACAG GTATGGGACTATGGACTTTAATGGGTCAGCCAGGAGGAAGAATGCCACACGTGAGACCACCAGTACCCTGAAGACATGGCTGTACGAGCACAGGAAAAATCCCTACCCCACCAAGGGGGAGAAGATCATGCTGGCCATCATCACCAAAATGACCCTCACCCAAGTTTCCACCTGGTTCGCCAACGCCAGGAGGAGGCTAAAGAAGGAGAACAAGATGACCTGGTCACCAAAGAATAAGGCTGGGGACAACAGGAAGGACGACCTGGATAAAAGTGACCAAGACTGTGTCACCAAAG ATTCCAGTGAGTGTAAAGATGAGAAAGACCTTAATCTGAGTGACCTGGAGGACATGGAGGACGAGGACTGTGACAAGCTGGACAGTGACTGTGAGAAGATGGCCCCCAGGGGCCCCGAGGAACAACAGGACCTCCACAGGGCCATGTCCGGTGGTGGTGTTGGCCCTGGAGGCCCTCCAAAGAGAGACTGCAGCTCAGAGCTCTCTCTATCCTTGCCCAACAGCTTCCACCACTCATTCCCATGTGGTATCAGGAGCCTACCCGCCCTGCCCTCTCTACCCGCCATGCCGTCGGACTTCCTTGATCCACTGGTGACGTCCAAGCCCccgtccaccaccaccaccatccccacGGGCACTCACACTGTGTCCCTGTCACACTTCGAGGTGTCGGACCGGGACAAGCCGAGGATCTGGTCTCTGGCGCGTACAGCGGCCACGGGGGTCATCCTGGGCTCTGCTCACCACGGGGCCCCAGAGCTCCGGACAGGGAGCATGCTGGGAGACTGCCAGCTACAGGGGACCAGGCTACCAGTGACTGGTACCGGACAGTGTGGGCCCCTCAGGGGCCTCCAGGATCCTACTAACATATCCAATGCTGAGAACCCTTTCCAGGAGGGCCCCTTGTTGCAATCTAAGGTCTATAGTGCAGGCAGCTACAACCACAAGGCCCTCCAACTGCACTGTTCCTCCTATCCTGCGCTTTCAGACTCATGCCAGTACTCCACTATCGAAG GATTCTCCAGTGGGAAGGCAGAGACAGAGCCCTCGGAACTCAGTGACACATGTGTGACCCTGCAGGATGACAAGGTCACTGCCTTCAGACCTGTGATGAAGAG
- the LOC139575814 gene encoding Iroquois homeobox protein 6a-like isoform X2 has product MLTKEAAMSFSQFGYPYNATSQFFVSANPSTTCCDSISRSVSDGTSGTQTPATFCCPSYENRLLSSTRTELNAALGMYSSPYAAAAAASQNYASYFPYSAEPSAAIYSSLNPQYEMKDGTGTLHSGISQPATYYPYDHSLGQYQYDRYGTMDFNGSARRKNATRETTSTLKTWLYEHRKNPYPTKGEKIMLAIITKMTLTQVSTWFANARRRLKKENKMTWSPKNKAGDNRKDDLDKSDQDCVTKDSSECKDEKDLNLSDLEDMEDEDCDKLDSDCEKMAPRGPEEQQDLHRAMSGGGVGPGGPPKRDCSSELSLSLPNSFHHSFPCGIRSLPALPSLPAMPSDFLDPLVTSKPPSTTTTIPTGTHTVSLSHFEVSDRDKPRIWSLARTAATGVILGSAHHGAPELRTGSMLGDCQLQGTRLPVTGTGQCGPLRGLQDPTNISNAENPFQEGPLLQSKVYSAGSYNHKALQLHCSSYPALSDSCQYSTIEGFSSGKAETEPSELSDTCVTLQDDKVTAFRPVMKR; this is encoded by the exons ATGTTAACAAAAGAAGCAGCTATGTCTTTCTCTCAGTTTGGATATCCTTACAATGCAACTTCACAG TTTTTCGTGTCGGCAAACCCCAGTACGACTTGCTGCGATTCGATTTCCAGGTCGGTCTCTGACGGGACGAGCGGTACCCAGACTCCTGCTACCTTCTGCTGCCCTTCCTACGAGAACCGGCTCCTGTCCAGCACACGGACGGAGCTCAACGCGGCACTAGGGATGTATAGCTCGCCCTACGCTGCCGCGGCCGCCGCCAGCCAGAACTATGCCAGCTACTTCCCCTACAGCGCCGAGCCCTCCGCTGCTATCTACTCATCTCTG AATCCACAGTATGAAATGAAGGATGGCACAGGCACTCTGCATTCTGGCATAAGTCAACCTGCCACCTACTATCCTTATGACCACTCACTGGGCCAGTACCAATATGACAG GTATGGGACTATGGACTTTAATGGGTCAGCCAGGAGGAAGAATGCCACACGTGAGACCACCAGTACCCTGAAGACATGGCTGTACGAGCACAGGAAAAATCCCTACCCCACCAAGGGGGAGAAGATCATGCTGGCCATCATCACCAAAATGACCCTCACCCAAGTTTCCACCTGGTTCGCCAACGCCAGGAGGAGGCTAAAGAAGGAGAACAAGATGACCTGGTCACCAAAGAATAAGGCTGGGGACAACAGGAAGGACGACCTGGATAAAAGTGACCAAGACTGTGTCACCAAAG ATTCCAGTGAGTGTAAAGATGAGAAAGACCTTAATCTGAGTGACCTGGAGGACATGGAGGACGAGGACTGTGACAAGCTGGACAGTGACTGTGAGAAGATGGCCCCCAGGGGCCCCGAGGAACAACAGGACCTCCACAGGGCCATGTCCGGTGGTGGTGTTGGCCCTGGAGGCCCTCCAAAGAGAGACTGCAGCTCAGAGCTCTCTCTATCCTTGCCCAACAGCTTCCACCACTCATTCCCATGTGGTATCAGGAGCCTACCCGCCCTGCCCTCTCTACCCGCCATGCCGTCGGACTTCCTTGATCCACTGGTGACGTCCAAGCCCccgtccaccaccaccaccatccccacGGGCACTCACACTGTGTCCCTGTCACACTTCGAGGTGTCGGACCGGGACAAGCCGAGGATCTGGTCTCTGGCGCGTACAGCGGCCACGGGGGTCATCCTGGGCTCTGCTCACCACGGGGCCCCAGAGCTCCGGACAGGGAGCATGCTGGGAGACTGCCAGCTACAGGGGACCAGGCTACCAGTGACTGGTACCGGACAGTGTGGGCCCCTCAGGGGCCTCCAGGATCCTACTAACATATCCAATGCTGAGAACCCTTTCCAGGAGGGCCCCTTGTTGCAATCTAAGGTCTATAGTGCAGGCAGCTACAACCACAAGGCCCTCCAACTGCACTGTTCCTCCTATCCTGCGCTTTCAGACTCATGCCAGTACTCCACTATCGAAG GATTCTCCAGTGGGAAGGCAGAGACAGAGCCCTCGGAACTCAGTGACACATGTGTGACCCTGCAGGATGACAAGGTCACTGCCTTCAGACCTGTGATGAAGAGGTGA
- the LOC139575814 gene encoding Iroquois homeobox protein 6a-like isoform X3: MQLHRSVSDGTSGTQTPATFCCPSYENRLLSSTRTELNAALGMYSSPYAAAAAASQNYASYFPYSAEPSAAIYSSLNPQYEMKDGTGTLHSGISQPATYYPYDHSLGQYQYDRYGTMDFNGSARRKNATRETTSTLKTWLYEHRKNPYPTKGEKIMLAIITKMTLTQVSTWFANARRRLKKENKMTWSPKNKAGDNRKDDLDKSDQDCVTKDSSECKDEKDLNLSDLEDMEDEDCDKLDSDCEKMAPRGPEEQQDLHRAMSGGGVGPGGPPKRDCSSELSLSLPNSFHHSFPCGIRSLPALPSLPAMPSDFLDPLVTSKPPSTTTTIPTGTHTVSLSHFEVSDRDKPRIWSLARTAATGVILGSAHHGAPELRTGSMLGDCQLQGTRLPVTGTGQCGPLRGLQDPTNISNAENPFQEGPLLQSKVYSAGSYNHKALQLHCSSYPALSDSCQYSTIEGFSSGKAETEPSELSDTCVTLQDDKVTAFRPVMKRLMDTQSLHSGTFI; the protein is encoded by the exons ATGCAACTTCACAG GTCGGTCTCTGACGGGACGAGCGGTACCCAGACTCCTGCTACCTTCTGCTGCCCTTCCTACGAGAACCGGCTCCTGTCCAGCACACGGACGGAGCTCAACGCGGCACTAGGGATGTATAGCTCGCCCTACGCTGCCGCGGCCGCCGCCAGCCAGAACTATGCCAGCTACTTCCCCTACAGCGCCGAGCCCTCCGCTGCTATCTACTCATCTCTG AATCCACAGTATGAAATGAAGGATGGCACAGGCACTCTGCATTCTGGCATAAGTCAACCTGCCACCTACTATCCTTATGACCACTCACTGGGCCAGTACCAATATGACAG GTATGGGACTATGGACTTTAATGGGTCAGCCAGGAGGAAGAATGCCACACGTGAGACCACCAGTACCCTGAAGACATGGCTGTACGAGCACAGGAAAAATCCCTACCCCACCAAGGGGGAGAAGATCATGCTGGCCATCATCACCAAAATGACCCTCACCCAAGTTTCCACCTGGTTCGCCAACGCCAGGAGGAGGCTAAAGAAGGAGAACAAGATGACCTGGTCACCAAAGAATAAGGCTGGGGACAACAGGAAGGACGACCTGGATAAAAGTGACCAAGACTGTGTCACCAAAG ATTCCAGTGAGTGTAAAGATGAGAAAGACCTTAATCTGAGTGACCTGGAGGACATGGAGGACGAGGACTGTGACAAGCTGGACAGTGACTGTGAGAAGATGGCCCCCAGGGGCCCCGAGGAACAACAGGACCTCCACAGGGCCATGTCCGGTGGTGGTGTTGGCCCTGGAGGCCCTCCAAAGAGAGACTGCAGCTCAGAGCTCTCTCTATCCTTGCCCAACAGCTTCCACCACTCATTCCCATGTGGTATCAGGAGCCTACCCGCCCTGCCCTCTCTACCCGCCATGCCGTCGGACTTCCTTGATCCACTGGTGACGTCCAAGCCCccgtccaccaccaccaccatccccacGGGCACTCACACTGTGTCCCTGTCACACTTCGAGGTGTCGGACCGGGACAAGCCGAGGATCTGGTCTCTGGCGCGTACAGCGGCCACGGGGGTCATCCTGGGCTCTGCTCACCACGGGGCCCCAGAGCTCCGGACAGGGAGCATGCTGGGAGACTGCCAGCTACAGGGGACCAGGCTACCAGTGACTGGTACCGGACAGTGTGGGCCCCTCAGGGGCCTCCAGGATCCTACTAACATATCCAATGCTGAGAACCCTTTCCAGGAGGGCCCCTTGTTGCAATCTAAGGTCTATAGTGCAGGCAGCTACAACCACAAGGCCCTCCAACTGCACTGTTCCTCCTATCCTGCGCTTTCAGACTCATGCCAGTACTCCACTATCGAAG GATTCTCCAGTGGGAAGGCAGAGACAGAGCCCTCGGAACTCAGTGACACATGTGTGACCCTGCAGGATGACAAGGTCACTGCCTTCAGACCTGTGATGAAGAG